The DNA region CACTTCTTTCACCAAGCGTAATCATGACTAGGTAGTGCGTTATGTATCATCATGGTTTAGCGCCACGACTTAGGATTGCCAAAGGAGGAAAACGTTTGTCACCACAGTTATCACCTGTGGCGGACAGGCCACCATTTGGGCCGGAATAGCCCGACGTGTCCCCGATGCACCCACGTAAAATAGTGCAAACCACAGTGCGGGCGACTTATAGCCCGAATTTGGGACAGCAGTTGGAAACTGCTAAGAGGCGCACAGTGCTCTGATGGCCCGAATCCTGGACCACGGTCCCAAATCTGGCCCAGGATGTACCAGCACATTCCCTGGGAGAGTACACAATACCCCAGCTCGAAATTTGGGATGGTGCGTGACATACCAGCACCGATGGGGTGGTACATGATATACCAGCACTGATGGGGTGCCCCACAGTATACCAGTACATGATAGGCGTGAAGCTCTCTTCATGACGGGAAAAAGGTGATCTGACTTCTAGAAACACAGCTGACGCCTTTCGGGAGGGGTTTCATGCTGCCCAGCCACAGGAGGCTCTCAACTTCTGGTTTCCATTAGCAGTCTAACCAAACTAGGTATTGCAAGAAGCCCCTCCCTCTCAGCTGAGAGGGTTGACCTCCTTGCACCACTCACAGCATCGGTGCCAAGCAAGTCTACTTGACTGAAGCAGCTACCTAAGCTTTGGGATGGGTGAGTACCCAAACCGTTTCATTTTGAACCCGAACAATCGAGCCAGCCAGTGAAGAATTTTTCCAGCTTCTGACACTGCGTGATGCCATATAAGATACGGCAGAATTACTTTGCGAATCTCAGAACATACCCACAAGCAGGCGGTTGAGCTCACCAACTTCTCAATCCTACCATGCGTCGCCTCTCCGCCCAAACTCAAACGCCCAAGTGGTCGGAAACCCGGGAAGACCTGTACGCACTGCCCACTCATCAGTGATTTATCTTCCTCAGCGCCTAACATAGTACTCTAAATCATCCCAAAACGTTCGATGGCCTTGGCCTTTCCGAATCTCCGATGCCAATTAGAGCAGAGGACCAGAATAATGATGAAATTAAAGTCGAGTTAAATGTGGATGGGAACGAGGAAAGGCAGAGTGTCCTGGGCGGCAATCGATATTCCTCAACACCCCTACAGGAGCATGATAACGCCTTGTTTCGCATCCCAGCCCGAGTGGTTATAACAACTTCCCGCTTCATAAGGATGAATTTTGTGCTGCTTTGCTCCATTATTCTCTTCATCTCAATTCTGGCAGGTTTCATTCTCTCTAGTTCTATGAGGAGAACCATTGCAACATCATTTGCCCCTTACCGAGCGGGAGGGCCTGACGAGGGTGCAATTGGGTATGCTTTTGAACACATGTTCGCACGGCTCTAAAAGATATCGATATTTTAAGACGTGGAAAATGTTCCATGAGTCCCGTGGCAGAAACTATAGCTACCTAATCTACCTACATGACCTCTTAAACCCCCTTAATTGGGAAGTTTGGTAGCAATGTGTCCATGTCACCTCTCCCGTCAAGGCAGTGGAGAATCAAGGACTCTTCATCTCGGTTTCAACAAAAGGTACCTACTATTACAAGACAGACTGAGGCTCAGCGAGCAGGCAGTCAACTgacatggaggagctggaaagcCGCACCTGTATGGTGAAGCCTCAGGCCTCTATGCAGCAAGGAAGAGCCAATCATAGTATGGCTGAAAAGCGAGCAGATCTCGATTACAGATTGCATCAACACCTACTGCATGCAGTGGGCTTGCCAACATGAAATGTCAGTTTCCTCCATCACGTTCTCGCCGCTGGATTCCATGAAGAGAAAGTTTGACATCGACCGATACAGGCGGTGGACGTCGATCCCAAGGGGCCCCGATTGTGCAAAGGTCTCACCCGACACATTCACTTCCCCCAGCTTATTCCTGCCGTGAGCCATGAATAGACCATCACTAACCTCCTCGGTGCCGAACAAACCCCCcaagatgacgacgacaacaccaacacctccccccaaaagcGGTATCACAAAATCAATAAGGACACCTTtcaacccaacaaccacccaaaaCCATTCCACATGTGGGGGGAGCACAAGCTAAAGTAGAAAACCCTCTCAGTCTTGGCAAGCCCCCCAATAGCGTATCTAATAGACCGTTTCAGCAGGTCGATAGAACGTCCCGAATATTCCGCGCCGATCCAGAAGGTAGCACCGAGCCACTGATGCCGAAGTAAAGCCTACCTTACTCAATCTGAAGCGAGCTCTGCCACTGCCGAGCCATGAGCACGCGGGCGTCAGGTTTCAGAATGGATGCTACCCTGGTCGGACAGTATCCGCCCAATTGCTTGCGTGCTTTGGTTCGGGATGCCACACTTTTTGACAAGACGGGCAAGACGACACCCCCATCGTAGGCTCCGTGGTAGCATCCAGCAGAATGGCGATCAATGCGGGGTACTAAAGTTAGCAttaaccaccacacccacaccacaCCTACCTACAACAGCCACAAAAACCGACAACATCAGATAGGCCGGCCAGACGGGTCATCTGGTCCGCGATCTGCCTGTCAGTAGTGGGGGCAGCTTCTTCGATTGGCTTAGCTGATAGGACGCACTTTCAGCTTGCGGAAGGAGACTCTCGAAATGGGTGCCATCCAGCACCGAGACTGGTGTGCGCCACTGGAATGCCGAAACGGCAAGCCCTTCGCTTCTGGACCACACAGCGGCACAAGCCAATAATGCGGGGACTTCGGCTTGTAGTCTTCCCTTGCCGTCGAGATCGCCACATCGGTTGTATGCTGCTGACAGTTAGCAATATGTCTTGGGTGTCCTAGAAGAAGTCTGGTGAGAATGGGTCTAGTGTAACGCGGGGAGAGGCAAGATATGGGTCCAGACGGTCTGGCTGGTATATACCCCCTCAGTGCACTGCCGCTCGATATTCTGACGGTTATTCCTCTCGAAGCGTTGTGCGCGGAATGCAGCATCAAAACTGTCCGACAAAATCATGACCTGCTCAATATTCTCATGATTCCGATTCAAACTGAGGCATAGGGGGTGAGACGACAGCGACAAGATGTTTCAGGACCCTTCTCGTCGGTCATGGCGGACAGGAGACGCCCCCGTGGTTCTGACACAACCATCTCCGCTCAGCCAAGCGGGCAGTTGGAGAGACTATGAAAGAGACTTCATGCCCGAGGTTCGGGCGAAACCAGCCAACATGGCTCCCCGGAGAATGGCGTCCCTGCGCCGGATCTCGCCGCCAGATTACAAGCCGACGCCGTTGAGAAGATCGTTCCTGGTGATACTGATCGTCTTGCTGCTGGTCTGTATCGTGTTGCTCGAGTGTGCATGCCAGTTCCTGCCTACAGAGCAAGACAGGAGGATCATACCAGAGCCCAAGCCGAGCCCGACgagcaacatcaacagcacgCCGACAGGCATCGACAACCCTCCGTTGCTGAAGCCGAGATTGCAATTATCGAGACGACTGTTACAGAACGCAACGTTGGATGACGAGAGAGACAACGCACCCGCCAATTCTCCAGCGAACACGGTGGTTCCGATTACGATATCCACTGATTTGCCAGACTCAACTTCGCAAGTAGTACCGGGAGACTTTGCACAGATCGGAACCGTAGCAGTTGGGTCATCTCCCACAACGGCCGCAGCAACCGACGGCAGGCCTAACCCGCTAAGGTCTGAATCTACCGCTACAGAACCCCCCCTCACGCAACCATCAAGCAACTTTGCAGATATCGGCACTCAGACCTTCATCTCAACCAAAACAGACCCCgacaaccccctcatcgGCGACAGCGGCAATTTCGGCCAAGACGGCACCCAAACCATCACCGAGGCCGCCCAAGATGCCAACCCCGCCGGCTTTATCGGCATCGTCCTTCCCTCCACCACTCTGGACGAGGTTGTATCAACCGTGACAAAAGAGACCACCATCATCGGAGTACCAGCGACAACAACAGTGATAGGGGTCACAACCGAGAGCGGCCTTGTCCTCTCCTTCACTGAGACCCGGACCGTTGACCAAATTGTGACGTTGgtgccatcaccaacgacaaTCTTCAATGTTGTTACAGCCGTGTCACCATCGTTTGTGACGCTGTCTGTTGAGATCttgagtgatgatgacgggacCCCGACCGTCACAGTCATCAACACTCCTCCACCTGTCTTTTCTCCGGAAGTTATCACGGTGACCGACTCGAGAGGTGTTCCGACACTGACAGTTACCACAGACGTGGTGGTACCGCCGAGAACCAAGGTCGTTACCAACTTCCAGGGAGTCCCAacagccaccatcaccgagttCCCAACCGTCCCCACTGATACCCCAAAGGAGCCCCAAGCAGAGGTCTCAGTCTACTTCATCTCTCGAGCCCAATATTTTGTCGGATTCTTTTTGCCAACAATCCTGGCAGTCATGctcaccatccccatccgcaTGATTGACATGGCCGCGAAGCAATATCAGCCCTGGCACGCCTTGACACAACGCATGGGCGTCCCCGCTGAGGAGTCGTTATGCTTGCGAACAGGAGGGTTCCATGGGATCGTGTCCAGCTTCAAAGCGATGGCGACAGGTCAGATGTTGATGGTCTTGACGACATTGTTGACGATTGCCTCCGTATTCTTGGTGCCGTTGTCCTCTGAGGCAGTGGCGTTGAAGCTGCATGGCAGCTGTACGCCCACCAACTTCAATGGCTGTGCCATGACCTTGGGGGTTTTCCTCGGTCCGGCCCGAGCGACAACCGCCCTGCTCAGCTTCATGGTCGTCCTCCTGATCTTGATCATGATTGTGCTCCGCAAATGGCGCACTGGCGTAGCAGCCAATCCGTGGACCATTGCTGGTATAGGTTCGCTGGCTACCAACAGGGAAACCCGCGCTGCATTCTGCTCCCTTCCTCCCGACAAGGGGAAAGGACTTAGTCACGACAAACTGGTGAACGGCTTTGGTGACAGGACGTTCAGACTGGGCCACTTCTTCAACCACTACGGTATCCCAGAATACGGCGTCATGGCTAGTAGGGCCAACGTCACTATTGTTCGTCCAGACCGACCGGATTCTGTCAGCACAGGCACGACCTCCCCTCAACACGAGTTGCTCGAGGGTCAAAACTCCAACGCAAAGGCCGAGCGCCATCTGCCGTTCCTGATGTTGTCATACAGTGGTAGGATTGCATTCCTGCTTCCCTTGACCGGGATCATGGCCGTTGTGTTATACTACAACAACACCGGTGGTGACACGGGCTTCGAACGGTTCATGAGCACCCAAAACTTTGGCGTGAGGTCGTTGTTCACGTTGATGGGTGTTGGGATAACCTTGTTTTGGAGTGCCTTTTTCACGAGTAAGCATTTTTTGTGACATCTCCGCATGGGAAAAACTCACTGACCTGTTCATCTGTTTAGGTCTGGCTATTCTCAGCCCGTACCAGCTCATGTCTCAATCCCCTCGGCCGGCCCATCAATCCATCACTTTGTCTCCGCCAATGAACGCCTTTTCCGGCATCGGGAGCGCAATCAAACGCCGGCAcatcttcctcatcgtcgtTGCCTTTGTAGCAATCTTGTCCGAATTCCTTCCCATCCTACTGAACAACGTGCCGTTTCGTGTCACGCAGACGTGGATTGCATCGCGGGTGTGTACCTGGCTGGCGGTCGCTATCATGGCCATCATGTGGATTGTCGTCGCTGCCAGCTTTTTTATCAAATGGCCGCACATGCCTGTTGACCCTAGCACGATTGCGGGAGCAATGTATTATGTGTGCGATTCGTGGATGTTGTGGAGTTTGGAAGGGTTGAGCCAGGTTCCCAAGAAGGAACGGGATcggaaggtgagggagatggggatgcaGTATGCGTTTGGGAATATCGTGGGACAgtcggggaagaagagggtgggggttgatggggtgaAGGAGTTTGCATGATCAACTTGAGCGAGAAAACACAAGCATAGTTTGTATATAGAACGATAGAGATGATGACATGAAAATAACGAGTTGATGTTTTTCGTCGACAGGGAACCCAAGGCTGTCAGTGATTCCTTCCGCACGCCAAGAGAGCGGCCCGTTTGGTGGGGCGGCGATCACCCGCTAGCAGTTGGTGGGGCCTGTCCTGAGGTGTTGCCTCAGTGTGGTTGAACGGGCAGGCTGAACCTAATGTGCAATCACCAAACACGAGCACACGGTATCCAAGGCTAACTGTGgaccaaaaaaaatacaTCGAGAGACTAATGTTGGGCTTCAATTGACCCTCTTCATTAATGATCAAGAAGGTCTTGATACCAGCTCCGAGCCCTTCGACTTGGctacctatatttaaaggCCGTTTAATTACCATCTTTCGGCGGTTATCATTGATTTTTAGAGTCGTTATTCTGTTCCAAGTCCCAGTTTCCTTATCTAGGTTCTGTCCACACATGATAACCTGACGACCTAAGGGTAAGCAAACTTCAGCCCGGTTCAGCCATCAAAAAGTTCGACACCACCCAGGTAAGTAGTGGCCACCTCTCTGCTTTCTTTCTTAGCACTTAGCACTTCGCACAATGCACCACAAATTGCATCACACGACCTTCGTCTCTACATCCAGCAGAAATCCATCACCATGGCcgagaagaacaagatgcATCCGCAAGGAGAAAGCTTGTTCTTCCGAAGACTGCCGCAAGAAATGCGAGATCACATCTGGACTCAGCTCTTCTGTTCTACGAGGTTCACTTTTGGATTGTGGGAAGGCCCGGACTCCCGTGACTGCAAGCGCATCAAGCCTACACCGAGTGGCCTTGCGATGCTTCGTACCTGTCGTCGAGCACAACTCGAGATCGGCGACTCATGGCTACGCCACGTCCTGTTTTGCTTCCAAGACACCAAGTCAATGATGGACCGGCTTTCTGTGCTACCCGCAGATACACTTTCAAAGTTGCGGCACCTCAGAGTTAGTGATAATGCTTTACTTGAGCTGGGTGACCCTGACGACGGCCGCTATTATCTCCTAACCTCATATTTCAAGCTCCTTCCAGGCCTTCAGCTCGACCAGCTCACGGTCCTCGGTGCCCGTTTATTTCCGCTCAGCTATGACACGCTCGACGATCTCATCAAGGACGGCAATGGATGGAAAACGTTGCACTACATCTCCCACAGCTCAAAGATGCTCGGATTCGCGTCAGGATACGGCCCCTACGGCCCAGGGTTGGGAGGCAATCCCCAGTACTGCAGGAAGTCACAGCCAAAGCACTGGCAAGGTGTCTTGGAAGATCGTGACGGTGTAGCCTCGGGTCCTTCCACGACAATCTACAGAGCTAAGGAACTAGCCCAATATGGTTCGATCCTAGACCCCAACAAGCGGGTGATATTCGAACAAAAACTGCACTGCGGCCAAGATCTGCAACCGAATGAATTTCATGAGGACCCCCAACTCATGTCTGGAgatgagaaaaagaaagaactgATGGTCGTTGTGAAGAGGGGCACTGGGGTCAAGTACGAGGAACGGGACTCCCCGCTGATTGAATGGGATTTGCGGCGTGACTTCCCGAATATGACGTGGGAAGAGATTTTCGATCATTATCTTCAAGAACCAGGTTATCCCCCTtatgccgaggaagaggagagaaagaagaaggctttcATTTTGCCCATCCAAGAAGATTTCTACAAGGACGTTGATGAGTATGTGTGGTCTGGGTACCACCTTGACGAGGGATATTAGTAGGGATCAATCACATCATGCTAGGTATCAAGGGCTCTAGAATTAGGACTTCTATGGCTACATCCCTAGTATGGAAGGGAATTAATCATCTTGCCATACATCTTTCTGCATTTGATCTCGACTTCAACCCGATTGGATCGCAACTTGCACCCAACTCGATTTGAGCTCCCTCTCGCGCCCATCTCAACTCGCAGCCAACTTACCTTCGGTCTCAGCTTACTGTCGACTTTACCCAGCTTAAAGCCGGTCATTTCTAGTGGTTCATGTACCTACATTTAGGTTATATCACTGCTGAGAAACCACAAACGTCCGCACGCCCGAGCTGCTGTCAGCCGCCTCAATAGGAAACGTCCCTCCTAGCCGCCCAACTTTCCAGAGGCATTGGCATCAGAAAAACAAATATCGTGGCGCCAGCAGATCACCATAGTTCGCGGGTACACGTCTTTACAGTAAACATACTGCGGCTTTAGCCGCGAGGATAAAATCCCCGACGTGGTATACCCGGACTTGCATCATCTAAATCTCCATGTCGGGTGACCGGGAGGTACGTTATTGCAAGACCAAATGCCGAAAACCTCAGCCCTCCTTGCTTGGGTATAAAAACTTTCCCTTTTCCCCAATTCTTCGGGCTACCAAATCAGAACATCCCACCGCTGTTCGCCTCAcagcttccctcccccccatccatcaccatgcgtttctccctcctcctcaccggcctcgcagccaccctcgccgccgccatccccTTAGACGAACAACTCTTCGGCCGCTCCCTCGACCTCGGCTCCAAGCTCCACTCTTCCGACCGCCGCACCGCCCGAGGCGACCCCGAAGGCAACGGCTTCCACAGCGGTTACTTCTACTCCTACTGGTCCGACGGCCGCGGCACTGTCGACTACCGCAACCAGCCCAACGGTACTTACACCGCCACCTGGACCAACGTAGGCAACTGGGTCGGCGGCAAAGGCTGGAACCCCGGCGGGCCCAAAGTGGTCCAATACAACGGCACCTGGTCCGGCCGCAACGTGAACTCGTACCTCGCCCTCTACGGCTGGACAAAGAACGCGCTCATCGAGTACTACATCGTCGAGAGCTACGGTTCCTACAACCCCAGCAGCGGGACCTCCCGTCTCGGCACAGTCAACAGTGACGGGAGTGATTACGATATTTACCGCACTCAGCGGGTGAACCAGCCTTCTATTGTTGGGAGGGCGACGTTTTACCAGTTCTGGTCTGTGAGGAGGAATCACCGGGTGGGCGGGACCATCACGGTGGCGAATCACTTTGCTGCTTGGGAGAGGAGTAACCTCAAGTTGGGGACGCATGATTACATGATTTTGGCTACCGAGGGGTATGGGAGTAGCGGGTCTTCTGCTATTACTGTGAAGGAGGCTGGTGTGGAGGGGGTGCCTTATCCTAATGAACCTGACTCGAGGAGGGACAATAACTAGGGTGGGAGATGATGTGAAggtgggaaaaggggcaTCGTGGAAAAAGGGGTGGGTTTTATGTAGCCAGTTCTGCGATGGTACATATTTTGCGAGAAAAATGTCACAAGCATGCTTTCTGTGATGCATATTGTTGGCGGTTCGGCGATGAGGTAATGTGCAAGTTCACTGTCTAGAGTAAGGTACCTTACCTCGAGTCGCCTGCATCACACAAAAGAGAGGTGGGAAGGTGTCCCAGTTGGCAGATGGTAAAATTAAGACTTTCATTGAAGAAACAATCGTATGGTGCAGGAGATTCATGCAATCTCTTTACACGGCGGTCTATTCTAATCTTCAAAGACCATCAGTTCTATATCTCTAGCTCTTTTCACACCGTTTAGATCTCACCTCTCTGTGTTGTTAGACCGAGCAGCTCTCCGGTTTAACAGGCCCCCTACACGGACATGCATCATCCCGACTACTTCCACTCCCAAATATGCTCTGATACCCGTCCCGTGAGCCTGCTTTgcccacctccgccgcctcatACCGCGCCTTGGTTAGCCATACTCGTGGTCCATCCTTCTCTTttacctccccctccaccttcgATCCATCACTTAAACCACCTGCATAAaacctcctcgccacctccacccttccactcccacctcctcctcccccacacctccggcctctcctccaacctctcctccaacctctcctccaacctctcctccaacctctcctccaacctctcctccaaccctctacacctccaacacctcctcgTTTTCTCATCAAACGGCCTCTCCGTCCCAAAACACCCCTGACAATGAACCCCACACAAAAACCTATCACACCCTCCTTCCGACAAGTTGGATTCCACCCATGATCCTGCCCCAaatgcccccccccccacccacacCGTTTCAACCTACAATCCTTCCCCGCATGCGAGTTCCTAATCCCGCACATACAACACCGATAAGTACACATCATCGCATTCCCCTTATGTCTCCCCGGGTCGGGATGTCCACACCCCGGACGACATTTCACCATACACCTCTTGGCCGTGTGATAAACCGGAAACGGCATACACTTACACCTGTTATTCTTAGCCTTAGGACAGTCGGGCGCAAAGTGGCTCTCCCCCGGCTCGTGAATGGAATCCCTGTCGGGAAGCTCGCCTCTTGCAACCATGTGCCAGTATACATCATACTCACCTGGTGACCACCCCCCGCAGTGACCACACGGCATGTTGCAAACCGACATGACATGATCCTCGCCGTAATTGTTGCACTCCCGATTAGGCTCCATGCATGCTTTCCCACAGTCTGAGcaccatcctccacccctccgCCTGGACGTATTGATGCGAGTTGACATTCCTTAAAGGTTTGATATCCCATCTTGTCATCGCAGGGCTCTCTAGGAACCTCTCCCTCGACGACTTCGTATTCTTAACCGACCTCGGCCTGACGTCATGAACCATCCTGCCAAAAATAAGGCGACCGGCAAAACGAGCTGAACGAGTTGAGGTCGTGCTCGATGTAGTACCTCTCGAAAGCGGAGAGCAGAATATCGCCAAGGGATGGTGGCCGTCCGGAGCGGGGGTTTTGGTGCGATCATTTCTTCTTGTAGGTTCCAAAATACCACATGGATTCATCTTCGGGTGAAGGGCCGAAATTGGCCGTAATCCTATGCTGAAGGGGTGATCGGCTGAGCAAAGATTCGTGCAGAGAAGCAATAGCGTGGACGCGTTTCGGGTCAACTTGGTGGAGGGCCCGCAAGGCGACACGCCAAGGGATGCTTATCGATGGGGTGAGGGGCCTGCCATAAAG from Podospora pseudopauciseta strain CBS 411.78 chromosome 6, whole genome shotgun sequence includes:
- the XYN2 gene encoding Endo-1,4-beta-xylanase 2 (CAZy:GH11; COG:G; EggNog:ENOG503NW58), with amino-acid sequence MRFSLLLTGLAATLAAAIPLDEQLFGRSLDLGSKLHSSDRRTARGDPEGNGFHSGYFYSYWSDGRGTVDYRNQPNGTYTATWTNVGNWVGGKGWNPGGPKVVQYNGTWSGRNVNSYLALYGWTKNALIEYYIVESYGSYNPSSGTSRLGTVNSDGSDYDIYRTQRVNQPSIVGRATFYQFWSVRRNHRVGGTITVANHFAAWERSNLKLGTHDYMILATEGYGSSGSSAITVKEAGVEGVPYPNEPDSRRDNN
- a CDS encoding hypothetical protein (COG:S; EggNog:ENOG503P4NS) gives rise to the protein MFQDPSRRSWRTGDAPVVLTQPSPLSQAGSWRDYERDFMPEVRAKPANMAPRRMASLRRISPPDYKPTPLRRSFLVILIVLLLVCIVLLECACQFLPTEQDRRIIPEPKPSPTSNINSTPTGIDNPPLLKPRLQLSRRLLQNATLDDERDNAPANSPANTVVPITISTDLPDSTSQVVPGDFAQIGTVAVGSSPTTAAATDGRPNPLRSESTATEPPLTQPSSNFADIGTQTFISTKTDPDNPLIGDSGNFGQDGTQTITEAAQDANPAGFIGIVLPSTTLDEVVSTVTKETTIIGVPATTTVIGVTTESGLVLSFTETRTVDQIVTLVPSPTTIFNVVTAVSPSFVTLSVEILSDDDGTPTVTVINTPPPVFSPEVITVTDSRGVPTLTVTTDVVVPPRTKVVTNFQGVPTATITEFPTVPTDTPKEPQAEVSVYFISRAQYFVGFFLPTILAVMLTIPIRMIDMAAKQYQPWHALTQRMGVPAEESLCLRTGGFHGIVSSFKAMATGQMLMVLTTLLTIASVFLVPLSSEAVALKLHGSCTPTNFNGCAMTLGVFLGPARATTALLSFMVVLLILIMIVLRKWRTGVAANPWTIAGIGSLATNRETRAAFCSLPPDKGKGLSHDKLVNGFGDRTFRLGHFFNHYGIPEYGVMASRANVTIVRPDRPDSVSTGTTSPQHELLEGQNSNAKAERHLPFLMLSYSGRIAFLLPLTGIMAVVLYYNNTGGDTGFERFMSTQNFGVRSLFTLMGVGITLFWSAFFTSLAILSPYQLMSQSPRPAHQSITLSPPMNAFSGIGSAIKRRHIFLIVVAFVAILSEFLPILLNNVPFRVTQTWIASRVCTWLAVAIMAIMWIVVAASFFIKWPHMPVDPSTIAGAMYYVCDSWMLWSLEGLSQVPKKERDRKVREMGMQYAFGNIVGQSGKKRVGVDGVKEFA
- a CDS encoding hypothetical protein (COG:S; EggNog:ENOG503PGRI), which gives rise to MSTRINTSRRRGGGWCSDCGKACMEPNRECNNYGEDHVMSVCNMPCGHCGGWSPGEYDVYWHMVARGELPDRDSIHEPGESHFAPDCPKAKNNRCKCMPFPVYHTAKRCMVKCRPGCGHPDPGRHKGNAMMCTYRCCMCGIRNSHAGKDCRLKRCGWGGGHLGQDHGWNPTCRKEGVIGFCVGFIVRGVLGRRGRLMRKRGGVGGVEGWRRGWRRGRRCGGGGGGSGRVEVARRFYAGGLSDGSKVEGEVKEKDGPRVWLTKARYEAAEVGKAGSRDGYQSIFGSGSSRDDACPCRGPVKPESCSV
- a CDS encoding hypothetical protein (EggNog:ENOG503P37C), which encodes MAEKNKMHPQGESLFFRRLPQEMRDHIWTQLFCSTRFTFGLWEGPDSRDCKRIKPTPSGLAMLRTCRRAQLEIGDSWLRHVLFCFQDTKSMMDRLSVLPADTLSKLRHLRVSDNALLELGDPDDGRYYLLTSYFKLLPGLQLDQLTVLGARLFPLSYDTLDDLIKDGNGWKTLHYISHSSKMLGFASGYGPYGPGLGGNPQYCRKSQPKHWQGVLEDRDGVASGPSTTIYRAKELAQYGSILDPNKRVIFEQKLHCGQDLQPNEFHEDPQLMSGDEKKKELMVVVKRGTGVKYEERDSPLIEWDLRRDFPNMTWEEIFDHYLQEPGYPPYAEEEERKKKAFILPIQEDFYKDVDEYVWSGYHLDEGY